In Sander vitreus isolate 19-12246 chromosome 7, sanVit1, whole genome shotgun sequence, a genomic segment contains:
- the LOC144521417 gene encoding microtubule-associated protein RP/EB family member 1-like translates to MAVNVYSTSVTSDNLSRHDMLVWINDSLQMNLTKIEMLCTGAAYCQFMDMLFPNSVPLKKVKFGAKLEHEYIHNFKLLQVSFKKMGVDKIIPVDKLVKGKFQDNFEYVQWFKKFFDANYDGKEYDPVEARQGQDAMPIPNTATSALTKTPKKALSQAPQRPPVAKVAPKLANVSARKPGMGGGDEERAELMNEVEMLKSTIQDMEKERDFYFGKLRNIELICQEKEGEGDPTLQRIIDILYATDEGFVIPDAEEQEEF, encoded by the exons ATGGCTGTAAACGTGTACTCTACTTCAGTGACCAGTGACAACTTGAGTCGTCATGACATGCTGGTCTGGATCAATGACTCTCTACAGATGAACCTCACCAAAATAGAAATGTTGTGTACAG GTGCTGCCTACTGCCAGTTCATGGACATGCTCTTTCCCAACTCTGTGCCTCTGAAGAAAGTTAAATTTGGTGCCAAGCTGGAGCATGAATACATCCATAACTTCAAGCTTCTGCAGGTTTCCTTCAAAAAGATGGGAGTCGACAAA ATCATTCCAGTAGACAAACTGGTGAAGGGGAAGTTTCAGGACAACTTTGAGTATGTCCAGTGGTTTAAGAAGTTCTTTGATGCCAACTATGATGGGAAGGAGTACGACCCAGTGGAGGCTAGGCAGGGCCAGGATGCCATGCCCATACCCAATACTGCCACGTCAGCTCTCACCAAAACCCCTAAGAAGGCCCTCAGTCAAG CTCCTCAAAGGCCACCTGTTGCCAAGGTAGCGCCCAAGTTGGCTAATGTCAGTGCGAGGAAGCCGGGGATGGGAGGAGGCGACGAGGAAAGGGCAGAGCTTATGAATGAG GTGGAGATGCTGAAATCCACCATTCAGGAcatggagaaggagagagacttttattttggtaaGCTGAGGAACATTGAGCTGATCTGCCaggagaaggaaggagagggCGACCCCACACTGCAGAGGATCATCGACATCCTCTACGCCACAGAC gaggGTTTCGTGATCCCAGATGccgaggagcaggaggagtttTAA